Proteins encoded within one genomic window of candidate division WOR-3 bacterium:
- a CDS encoding lytic transglycosylase domain-containing protein, producing the protein MLFLLLFLCNISPIKENFSNRNFWLVSTMWQNTKDTEDSVLVLISCRINLKTEKAISYLKDNNVSTDVLLAYTSNLLQSNNYDSLAVYNLKILADSIAELKEYFYMRLVEKLLHLEKPQEALFYVREIKNPRYLKVAIRNFVDYVWNKQKIEFADSLLTLRPISQETRTFLNALKALSKSDTLNARNFAKELVKIKPDSPYAVRLVSLLDDTLQAFVYYSAGNYAKADSIFTKINTTRYPYAQILSAYRLKNYNKTIQVFEKLRDKLNEREEKSLFLSIGYSYWKTQNPLKGLEYIHYLANQRNEIAARLITDILIREKDSISQCYFNNVNVHSQELSYALALFKMYKGDSTSAESLFIKSLNGNNLPIKIRARFFLKNLGRYVDDDLDNETKFDYFYILDKGLVVTREPEPEISEETFKKLKIVKYLLILGDQSEALNYVPSEPNDLYGAVKLAERYGNDYIRIKLALDYYNSLPDRKGIPLYLLKHIFPTNYYKQVSSIANFYNVKPEVVISLMREESRFNPTAISPAGAIGLMQILPSTGKRIMREATPDSLGVPDLNITIGIKYLSMLSDSFPNLIHTLCAYNAGESRIREWKSTYTTNDQLLFLELIPFKETREYVQRILRSIIIYQYLLRSEKK; encoded by the coding sequence ATGTTATTCCTCTTGCTTTTCCTCTGCAATATAAGCCCCATAAAGGAAAATTTCAGTAATAGGAACTTCTGGCTGGTTTCAACTATGTGGCAAAACACTAAGGACACGGAAGACTCTGTTCTCGTTTTGATTTCTTGCAGAATCAACCTCAAAACAGAAAAGGCAATAAGTTATCTAAAAGATAATAATGTCTCCACCGATGTTCTTCTGGCCTACACCTCAAACCTTTTGCAGAGTAACAACTATGACTCCTTAGCTGTTTATAACCTGAAAATCCTCGCAGATTCAATCGCTGAATTAAAAGAATATTTCTACATGCGACTTGTTGAAAAACTGTTACATCTTGAAAAGCCGCAGGAAGCCTTATTTTATGTTAGAGAGATAAAGAATCCACGCTATCTGAAGGTTGCAATAAGGAATTTCGTAGACTACGTATGGAACAAGCAAAAAATAGAATTTGCTGATTCTCTGCTGACTTTAAGGCCAATTTCCCAAGAGACAAGAACCTTCCTGAACGCTTTAAAAGCCCTTAGTAAGTCTGATACTTTGAATGCACGAAATTTTGCAAAAGAACTTGTAAAAATCAAACCCGATTCCCCTTACGCAGTTAGATTGGTTTCGCTTTTAGATGATACTTTGCAGGCATTTGTTTACTACTCTGCCGGAAATTATGCAAAGGCAGACAGCATTTTTACAAAAATCAACACAACTCGCTACCCTTATGCCCAGATCCTGTCGGCTTACAGACTCAAGAACTACAACAAAACTATCCAAGTTTTTGAAAAACTCAGGGATAAGTTAAACGAAAGAGAAGAAAAAAGCCTGTTTTTATCTATAGGCTACTCCTACTGGAAAACGCAAAATCCACTTAAGGGACTTGAGTACATTCATTATTTAGCCAACCAGAGAAACGAAATTGCTGCAAGGCTTATAACCGATATCCTGATCAGAGAAAAGGATTCCATTTCCCAGTGTTACTTTAACAATGTGAATGTCCATTCACAGGAACTCTCCTACGCCTTAGCCCTGTTTAAAATGTACAAGGGAGATTCTACGAGCGCCGAAAGTCTCTTTATCAAGAGCCTCAATGGGAATAACTTACCAATAAAAATAAGGGCACGTTTCTTCTTAAAGAATTTAGGCCGTTACGTAGATGACGATTTAGATAACGAAACCAAATTTGACTACTTCTACATACTGGATAAAGGTTTAGTGGTCACCCGCGAACCCGAGCCTGAAATATCAGAGGAAACCTTTAAAAAACTAAAAATTGTCAAGTATCTTCTAATCTTAGGAGATCAATCGGAAGCCTTGAACTACGTGCCCTCTGAACCTAATGACCTTTACGGCGCTGTAAAATTGGCAGAACGCTATGGCAATGATTACATCAGGATAAAACTCGCATTGGACTATTACAACTCTTTGCCAGATAGAAAAGGTATCCCCCTTTACCTGTTAAAACACATCTTTCCCACAAACTATTACAAGCAAGTAAGCTCCATTGCCAATTTTTACAACGTAAAACCCGAAGTTGTAATTTCACTAATGAGAGAAGAGAGCCGATTCAATCCCACCGCTATAAGTCCAGCCGGTGCCATTGGCCTTATGCAGATTTTACCCTCAACAGGGAAAAGGATTATGCGGGAGGCTACACCCGATTCCCTTGGAGTACCTGACTTAAACATCACTATTGGAATCAAATATCTATCAATGTTGTCCGATTCATTCCCCAATCTAATTCACACCCTATGCGCCTACAACGCAGGGGAATCGAGAATTCGCGAATGGAAAAGCACTTATACAACTAACGACCAACTACTATTTCTCGAGTTAATTCCCTTCAAGGAGACAAGGGAGTATGTTCAGCGGATTTTGCGAAGTATAATTATATACCAGTACCTCTTAAGGAGTGAGAAAAAATGA
- a CDS encoding nodulation protein NfeD, producing the protein MNILLLSLLLVKAEIYKVFIEAPITPSISEYVCDAIERANKEDAKLIVIKMDTPGGLDEAMRSINKAILASKIPVVTYIYPEGSRAASAGAFIAMASHIIAMAPGTSIGACHPVAIGTQMDSIMVKKVANDAAAYLKSLAELRGRNTKWAEMAVYEAKSSSATEALKEGVIDYIASSLEELLDSLNGKKIKMDGNEYIISLQKPYEIKELKMSLREKLLTILSNPNIAYILLVLGFYGLFFELSNPGSIFPGVVGSICLILAFYSLQTLPVNYAGLALMILSIILFALEAFVQSHGILAAGGIVSFILGSLMLFKGGPMFQVSKGLIVSTAIISAAFFIWVISKGVKTFFIKPATGKEGLIGEKGIAQTPIDSKGGMCLVHGELWKAKSEERIEKGEEIEVVKVEGLTLFVKKCEK; encoded by the coding sequence ATGAACATACTTTTGCTGAGTTTATTGTTAGTTAAGGCGGAGATCTACAAGGTCTTCATAGAAGCACCTATCACACCTTCTATCTCGGAATACGTTTGCGATGCCATTGAAAGGGCTAACAAAGAAGATGCCAAGTTAATCGTCATTAAGATGGATACCCCTGGCGGGCTTGACGAAGCAATGCGTTCCATCAACAAGGCAATTCTTGCCTCCAAAATACCCGTGGTTACTTATATCTACCCTGAAGGCTCGAGGGCTGCATCTGCTGGAGCATTTATTGCAATGGCTTCCCACATCATTGCCATGGCACCCGGAACCAGTATCGGGGCTTGTCACCCCGTTGCCATCGGAACCCAGATGGATAGTATAATGGTAAAAAAGGTCGCAAACGATGCTGCAGCCTATCTAAAATCCCTTGCCGAACTCCGGGGTAGAAATACTAAGTGGGCTGAAATGGCTGTATATGAGGCCAAGTCTTCCTCCGCCACAGAAGCGCTAAAAGAAGGCGTTATAGACTACATAGCGTCAAGCCTTGAAGAACTCCTTGACAGCCTGAATGGAAAGAAGATTAAAATGGACGGAAATGAATATATCATAAGCCTGCAAAAACCATACGAAATAAAAGAATTAAAGATGAGCCTGAGGGAGAAACTGCTTACCATTCTAAGTAATCCAAATATTGCTTACATACTCCTTGTTCTTGGTTTTTACGGCCTATTTTTTGAACTCTCCAACCCTGGTTCGATATTTCCCGGGGTAGTAGGCTCCATCTGTCTTATCCTCGCCTTTTACTCTCTTCAAACCCTACCTGTCAATTACGCGGGGCTCGCCCTTATGATTCTCTCAATTATTCTTTTTGCCCTTGAGGCCTTTGTGCAATCCCACGGCATATTAGCCGCTGGAGGCATAGTTTCCTTCATTTTAGGCTCTTTAATGCTCTTTAAAGGAGGTCCCATGTTCCAGGTTTCAAAAGGTTTAATTGTCTCAACGGCGATAATATCAGCGGCTTTCTTCATCTGGGTAATTTCAAAGGGAGTTAAAACCTTCTTTATAAAGCCTGCTACAGGAAAAGAAGGACTCATTGGAGAAAAAGGAATCGCTCAAACCCCAATAGACTCGAAGGGGGGTATGTGCCTCGTCCATGGTGAACTCTGGAAAGCAAAGAGCGAAGAAAGAATAGAAAAAGGCGAAGAAATTGAAGTGGTAAAGGTAGAAGGCCTTACCCTGTTTGTAAAAAAATGTGAAAAATAG
- the lipA gene encoding lipoyl synthase — protein MEKKPDWIRSKFVANDKFVRVIKTLKQLNLHTVCVEAKCPNLGECWGHGTATFLILGDICTRHCKFCATKTGNPRGIIDYDEPERVLKAVEEMNLDYVVITSVTRDDLEDQGAEIYAKTVRLIKSKYPNILVEVLVPDLRANPEHIKKIVDSGVDVFAHNVEVVERLTPEIRDRRASFETSLRTLRIAKSIKTDLYTKSGFMVGLGETKDEIIDTMKRLREIKVNFLTIGQYLRPSIKHAPVIKYYTPEEFKEFEKIGLSMGFDYVASGPLVRSSYRAGEFYVKSLSGKSS, from the coding sequence ATGGAGAAAAAGCCCGATTGGATACGAAGTAAATTCGTTGCAAACGACAAATTTGTCAGAGTTATTAAGACACTAAAGCAATTAAACTTACACACTGTCTGCGTGGAAGCAAAGTGTCCTAACTTAGGAGAATGCTGGGGGCACGGTACTGCTACCTTTTTGATACTGGGGGATATTTGCACAAGACACTGTAAATTCTGCGCCACGAAGACGGGGAACCCTCGTGGAATTATCGATTACGATGAACCTGAGAGAGTCCTAAAGGCCGTTGAAGAGATGAACCTCGACTATGTGGTAATCACTTCCGTTACGCGGGACGATTTAGAAGACCAAGGAGCAGAAATCTATGCAAAAACAGTGAGGCTGATAAAATCAAAGTACCCTAACATACTCGTCGAAGTCTTAGTTCCAGACCTAAGAGCCAATCCCGAACATATAAAGAAGATCGTCGACTCAGGTGTTGATGTTTTTGCCCACAACGTAGAGGTTGTTGAAAGACTAACCCCAGAAATTAGAGATCGCAGGGCGTCCTTCGAAACCTCCCTCAGGACCCTAAGGATTGCAAAGAGTATAAAAACAGATCTTTACACTAAATCCGGCTTTATGGTGGGACTCGGTGAAACAAAGGATGAGATCATTGATACAATGAAAAGATTACGAGAAATAAAGGTGAACTTTCTCACCATAGGCCAGTACCTCAGACCATCGATTAAACACGCCCCCGTTATCAAATATTACACGCCTGAAGAATTCAAAGAATTTGAGAAAATTGGACTATCAATGGGATTTGACTACGTTGCTTCAGGGCCCCTTGTAAGAAGTTCTTATCGTGCCGGTGAGTTTTATGTGAAAAGTTTAAGTGGGAAATCCAGCTGA
- the miaB gene encoding tRNA (N6-isopentenyl adenosine(37)-C2)-methylthiotransferase MiaB: MKSYHIITFGCQMNEYDSAIVDNLMRKEGFISVEKPEKADIVIINTCSVRGKPEQKGIEVAKYFKKRGKYVVLMGCTAQQKGEELLGVSDLVVGTRNFQIIPEAIKNSFSGRSFLELKTSCNFSFQGRSVRKILEYVVIQEGCDNFCSYCVVPYTRGREYSRSPEEVLEELRYAEERGALEVTLLGQNVNSYYYKGIDFADLLKFIDERTNIPRIYFTTSHPRDMSLKVIEVVKNARHIKPWFHLPLQSGSTKVLKDMNRGYTKEEYLELTQYIREKIPSASITTDLMVGFPTETEEDFEETLDVVRKVKFDNAYMFIYSPRNPSPAYFRYKDKVIDEEVSGKRLRRLIAEVNRNIYERRKLMLGREYEILIYGPSKKSSKYSKGKTENNITVVVPGVFEEGEFIRVRIEKIVGLTAMGELVAAEVR, encoded by the coding sequence ATGAAAAGTTATCATATAATCACCTTCGGCTGCCAGATGAACGAATATGACTCTGCCATAGTGGATAATTTAATGCGGAAAGAAGGTTTTATTTCCGTTGAAAAGCCGGAGAAGGCTGACATCGTTATAATAAATACTTGCTCTGTTAGGGGGAAACCTGAGCAAAAAGGAATTGAGGTTGCAAAGTATTTTAAAAAAAGAGGAAAATACGTTGTTCTGATGGGTTGCACAGCCCAGCAGAAGGGTGAAGAACTTTTAGGAGTATCGGACCTTGTGGTGGGTACGAGGAATTTTCAGATAATTCCTGAGGCTATTAAAAACAGTTTTTCTGGTAGATCCTTCCTCGAACTTAAGACCTCTTGTAACTTTAGTTTTCAGGGGCGCAGCGTACGGAAAATCCTTGAATACGTGGTGATTCAGGAAGGTTGTGATAATTTCTGTTCCTATTGCGTTGTACCATATACACGAGGAAGGGAATATTCAAGGTCCCCAGAAGAGGTATTAGAAGAACTTAGGTATGCTGAGGAAAGGGGTGCCCTTGAGGTAACCCTTCTTGGACAAAATGTTAATTCTTACTATTACAAGGGTATTGATTTTGCCGATTTGCTAAAGTTCATTGACGAGAGAACTAATATCCCAAGAATCTATTTCACTACTTCACACCCACGGGATATGAGTTTGAAGGTAATTGAGGTTGTTAAAAATGCTCGGCACATAAAACCCTGGTTCCATCTCCCCCTTCAGTCCGGTTCTACGAAGGTCTTGAAGGATATGAACAGGGGATATACCAAGGAAGAATACCTTGAACTGACGCAGTATATAAGGGAAAAGATTCCTTCTGCTTCTATCACAACTGATCTGATGGTAGGCTTTCCCACAGAAACGGAGGAAGATTTTGAAGAGACGCTCGATGTTGTGAGAAAGGTGAAGTTTGACAACGCCTATATGTTCATTTATTCGCCCAGAAATCCTTCACCTGCCTATTTCCGGTACAAGGATAAAGTAATTGATGAAGAGGTCTCTGGTAAGAGGCTCCGGCGATTAATAGCAGAGGTTAACAGAAATATCTATGAGAGGCGTAAGCTGATGCTGGGTAGGGAGTACGAAATCCTCATTTATGGCCCTTCCAAAAAAAGTTCAAAATATTCCAAAGGCAAAACAGAAAACAATATAACCGTTGTAGTTCCAGGCGTTTTTGAAGAGGGAGAGTTTATCCGCGTTAGGATTGAAAAAATTGTTGGACTTACTGCCATGGGTGAATTAGTCGCGGCTGAGGTTAGGTAA
- a CDS encoding phospholipase D-like domain-containing protein: MKRFLVVFTILFTFNLVYAYPADVIPIPNREYVPALHQALQSAEKSIKIFMFSARYYPQYKNDANSLILNDLISAAQRGVSVEVILDASNWNRSNTLDNKEFADTLRKCGIKVYFDPPDVTSHDKLIIVDGKITIVGSTNWSYYALERNNEASVLIYSPEVAEYFEKYFEKVKELSTEKMPEWFLE; this comes from the coding sequence ATGAAGAGGTTTTTAGTAGTTTTTACAATTCTCTTTACATTTAACTTAGTTTATGCCTATCCCGCTGATGTGATTCCAATCCCTAATAGAGAATATGTACCTGCCCTTCACCAGGCGCTTCAGAGTGCTGAAAAAAGCATTAAGATCTTTATGTTTAGTGCCCGGTATTACCCCCAGTACAAAAACGATGCAAACTCCTTGATTCTAAATGACCTAATAAGTGCTGCACAGAGAGGAGTTTCTGTTGAAGTCATCCTCGATGCCTCCAATTGGAACCGAAGCAATACACTTGACAATAAAGAATTTGCGGACACTTTGCGCAAATGCGGCATCAAGGTATACTTTGATCCCCCCGATGTAACATCCCATGACAAGTTGATCATTGTTGACGGGAAAATAACAATCGTAGGATCAACTAACTGGAGCTACTACGCACTGGAGAGAAACAATGAAGCATCCGTACTCATCTACTCGCCTGAAGTAGCCGAATACTTTGAAAAATATTTTGAGAAAGTCAAAGAGCTTTCAACAGAAAAGATGCCCGAATGGTTCCTGGAGTAG